The sequence below is a genomic window from Desulfobacterales bacterium.
AAAAAATTTATCCTATAACTGGCTTAAGTTACTTGTATATCCATTTTTATTTTTATCGTTTGTTCTTCTTTCAGCGGTTTTATTTTCCCATTATGGTTCAAATGCTGGAGGCGCAACACGATGGTTAAAATTAGGGCCTTTGACATTTCAACCATCTGAATTTGCAAAATTTTCTTTAATTATTTATCTTGCTTATTCAATAAGCAAGAAAGATAAAAAATTAGAAGATATATTTGTAGGTTTCATCCCCCATGTTATAGTTCTTATTATTTTTGCAATATTTTTGCTGATGCAACCTGATTTTGGAAGCGTTGTAATATTCGGAATATTATCATGGATAATGATGTATATCGGAGGAGTCAAAGTCAAGCATCTTTCCTTATCACTATTTTTATTCGTACCGATTATTGGTGTTATATGCGTAATTGCTCCTTATCGAGTACTTAGATGGCTGGCATTTTTATGGCCTTGGGAATATTCCAATGATGCGAGTTATCAAATTGTACATTCATTCATGGCATTTGGAACTGGAGGTATATGGGGAGTAGGCCTTGGACAAGGTATACAAAAATTATTTTATCTTCCAGAACCTCATACCGATTTTATATTCTCAGTTATCGGAGAAGAAATCGGATTAGTAGGCATATTATTCATAGTTTCAATGTACATTTTAATTACGTGGAGGGGTCTTATCATCTCAAAAAATACTGATGACAAATTTGGTTCATTTGTTGCTTTCGGAATTACAATTGCGTTAGCATTACAGGTTTCAATCAATATGGGAGTAACTCTTGGATTATTACCTCCGAAGGGACTATCTCTACCCTTTCTAAGCTATGGAGGTTCTTCGCTTTTATTTAATATGGCATGCATTGGAATTTTAATGAATATAAAAAACTCTGGAGCATAAAGTAAAATGAGCTTAAGAATAATAATTGCAGGAGGAGGAACAGGAGGGCATCTTTTTCCAGGCATTGCTATTGCTAATGAATTGATAAAAAAAAATAAAAAAAATAAAATATTATTTGTAACAAGCGGAAAAGATATTGATAAAAATATTTTATATGAACATGGATTTAAAAGTGTTAAGCTAACAATTGAAGGAATTAAAGGTAAAAAAATTGTATCTAAAATTCGTTCAGGGCTTAAAATTCCAAAAGCAATTATTGAATCTTTTATAATATTGAAAAAATTTAAGCCAGATATTGTTATAGGCGTTGGAGGCTATTCTTCAGGTCCAATAATATTAATGGCCTATTTTTTAGGAATAAAAACAGCAATACAGGAACAAAACAGTATTCCTGGAATAACAAACAAAATATTATCATTATTTGTAGATAGGATTTATATTTCTTTTAAAGATTATAAAAATATATTTAATCCGTCAAAAACATTATTAACAGGCAATCCTGTTAGAAACTCTATATTAAACTCTATAAATGAGATAAAAAAAGATGACAGCAGCAGGTTCTCGATCTTAGTCATGGGGGGGAGTCAGGGCGCTCATGCAATAAATATGGCTGTAATAGAATCTCTAAACTTTATTAGAGATTCGCAAAAATTTTTTTTTATTCACCAAAGTGGTCAACGAGATGAGCTAACAGTCAAAAAATCGTATGATCGACTTAATTTTTTTGCTGATGTTAAACCTTTTTTTAAAGATATGAAAAGCGCTTATAATCAAGCTGACTTATTAATTTGTAGGGCTGGAGCTACTACAATTTCAGAAATAACAGTTTTGGGCAAGCCTGCTATATTTATCCCCTTTCCTTTTGCGGCGGATAACCATCAATTTTATAATGCTTTAGAATTTTTGCAAAAAGGCGCTTGTAAAATTATATTAGAAGAAGATTTGTCAGGAAAATTGATCGCAGAAATAATTGAATATTACTGCGTAAATCGTGAAAAATTAAAAATTATGGCATCAAAGGCAAAAGAATTTGCTTTTCCTAATTCAGCAAATGATATTGTTAATGATTGTTATAAATTGGTAGGATTATAATGTATCGAAAAAAATATCATATTTATTTTGTTGGAATTGGTGGTATTGGAATGAGCGGGATTGCAGAACTACTAATCAATCTTGGATACAAAGTTTCAGGATCAGATATAAAATTATCGGATATTACGAAACGGCTTTCAGGGCTTGGGTGTAAAATATACGATAACCATAATGAAAATAATGTAATTGGCGCGGACGTAGTTGTTTTTTCATCAGCTATATTTCAAGATAATCCTGAAATAAACAGTGCAAATAATTTATCAATACCGGTTATTTCTCGAGCTGAAATGCTTGCCGAGCTTATGCGCTTAAAATATAGCATAGCAATAGCTGGGGCTCATGGAAAAACATCAACAACATCAATGGTGGCATCAGTTACTGCTCAAGGAGGTCTTGATCCAACGGTAGTTATTGGAGGAAAATTAAAAAGTATCGGAACAAATGCTGTGCTTGGAAAAGGCGACTTTATTGTAGCAGAAGCAGATGAAAGCGATGGTTCTTTCCTTAAAATGAGCCCAACAATAGCTGTTATTACGAACATAGATAGAGAACACCTTGATTTTTATAAAGATCTTAAAACTATAAAAGAAGCTTTTTTAAATTTCATTCATCGGATACCCTTTTATGGGATAGCTGTTCTTTGCCTTGATAACGAAGAAATTCAAGAAATTATCCCGAAAATAAAAAAAAGATTTACAACTTATGGATTAAGTGCTCAAGCTGATTTTCAAGCTAAAAAAATATCTTTTTTAGGAACAAAAACTGAATTTAGTGTTTATTGGATGGAAAAACTACTTGGAAGCATAACACTTAATTTACCTGGTCTTCATAATGTATCAAATGCGTTGGCTTCAATAGCTGTCGGAATAGAACTTGGTATTAATTTTGATGTTATAAAAAAAGCTCTTGAAACAATTGAAGGTGTGCAGAGAAGAATAGAAAATAAAGGCGAAATAAATGGAATCATTGTTTTAGACGATTATGGACATCATCCAACAGAAATAAAAACAACACTTGCTGCTATAAAAAATAGCTGGCCTGACAAAAGAATAATAGTTATATTTCAACCCCATAGATATACAAGAACTAAAGCCCTTTTTGATGATTTTACCAAGGCTTTTTATCAATGCGATTCCCTTATAATGCTACCAATATACAGTGCAGGAGAAAAGCCAATTGAAAAGATTAATTCAAATTTTCTTTGTGAAGAAATAAAAGCCCATGGACATAAAGACGTTGTATATGCTGATGATGTACAAAAAGCGCTTGAACACTGCATGAATAATCTTAAACCTTGTGATATTTTATTAACCCTTGGAGCGGGCGACGTTTATAAAATTGGAGAAACATTTTTGGAAAAAATGGAGTTATGCTTAAAGTAAATCAAAAAGATTGGTTAAAGCAAAATTTTAATAAAAATATAAAATTTGACGAGCCTATGGCTTTACATACAACTTTAAAAGTAGGTGGAAAAGCAGCTGTCTTTATTACTCCTAACAATCTTGATGAGCTAAAAAAATTAATAATATGGATAAGAGATAACCAAATTCCATATCTTACGATAGGATGGGGAAGCAATTTATTAGTAAAAGATGAAGGTATCAATGGGATTGTAATTAAGTTTTCCCATGGAATGGATTCTATAGCCTTAACAAAAAAAAAACAAGATGAAATGACTATTACAGCTATGTGTGGGGCAAAAACAAAAAATATCTGTAAAATGTCCTTATCTAACGGTTTAAAAGGATTTAATTTTGCGATAGGGATTCCTGGGACAATTGGAGGTGCAATAAAAATGAATGCCGGAACAAAATACGGATCAATGGAAGATTCTATAGAATCAATTAAATTGCTTAATCCTGATGGAACAATTCACTGTATTAATAAAAAAAAGCTTAAATTTTCTTATAGACATTTGTCATTATGCTCAGAAAATGATAATAGTTTATTCAACCAACCCATAATTATCGAAGGGACTTTTTTATTAAAGAGAACTGATCCTTTAGAAATAAAAAATGAAGCATCATTAATACTTAAAGATAGATTCAAAAAACAACCTTTCCACAAACATAGCGCTGGGTGTTTTTTTAAAAATCCGTCTGATAAAACATCAGCAGGACAATTGATTGACATGGCAGGATTAAAAGGGAAAGAACTTGGAGGCGCGAAAATATCTGAAAAACACGCAAATTTTTTAATCAATACTGGAAAAGCTTCATCAAAAAATTTTATTGACTTAATGGAATTAATACAAGAAAAAGTCAAAAAAAGCTTTAATATTATGCTTGAGCCAGAGGTAAAAATTGTCTGA
It includes:
- the ftsW gene encoding putative lipid II flippase FtsW translates to MNRKINEKETNVSVSYSYDFSLLLPVILLVGIGTVMVYSSSSEIALRDNHNTYYFVNKQGVFALLGMLGLIFTKNLSYNWLKLLVYPFLFLSFVLLSAVLFSHYGSNAGGATRWLKLGPLTFQPSEFAKFSLIIYLAYSISKKDKKLEDIFVGFIPHVIVLIIFAIFLLMQPDFGSVVIFGILSWIMMYIGGVKVKHLSLSLFLFVPIIGVICVIAPYRVLRWLAFLWPWEYSNDASYQIVHSFMAFGTGGIWGVGLGQGIQKLFYLPEPHTDFIFSVIGEEIGLVGILFIVSMYILITWRGLIISKNTDDKFGSFVAFGITIALALQVSINMGVTLGLLPPKGLSLPFLSYGGSSLLFNMACIGILMNIKNSGA
- the murG gene encoding undecaprenyldiphospho-muramoylpentapeptide beta-N-acetylglucosaminyltransferase — protein: MSLRIIIAGGGTGGHLFPGIAIANELIKKNKKNKILFVTSGKDIDKNILYEHGFKSVKLTIEGIKGKKIVSKIRSGLKIPKAIIESFIILKKFKPDIVIGVGGYSSGPIILMAYFLGIKTAIQEQNSIPGITNKILSLFVDRIYISFKDYKNIFNPSKTLLTGNPVRNSILNSINEIKKDDSSRFSILVMGGSQGAHAINMAVIESLNFIRDSQKFFFIHQSGQRDELTVKKSYDRLNFFADVKPFFKDMKSAYNQADLLICRAGATTISEITVLGKPAIFIPFPFAADNHQFYNALEFLQKGACKIILEEDLSGKLIAEIIEYYCVNREKLKIMASKAKEFAFPNSANDIVNDCYKLVGL
- a CDS encoding UDP-N-acetylmuramate--L-alanine ligase, yielding MYRKKYHIYFVGIGGIGMSGIAELLINLGYKVSGSDIKLSDITKRLSGLGCKIYDNHNENNVIGADVVVFSSAIFQDNPEINSANNLSIPVISRAEMLAELMRLKYSIAIAGAHGKTSTTSMVASVTAQGGLDPTVVIGGKLKSIGTNAVLGKGDFIVAEADESDGSFLKMSPTIAVITNIDREHLDFYKDLKTIKEAFLNFIHRIPFYGIAVLCLDNEEIQEIIPKIKKRFTTYGLSAQADFQAKKISFLGTKTEFSVYWMEKLLGSITLNLPGLHNVSNALASIAVGIELGINFDVIKKALETIEGVQRRIENKGEINGIIVLDDYGHHPTEIKTTLAAIKNSWPDKRIIVIFQPHRYTRTKALFDDFTKAFYQCDSLIMLPIYSAGEKPIEKINSNFLCEEIKAHGHKDVVYADDVQKALEHCMNNLKPCDILLTLGAGDVYKIGETFLEKMELCLK
- the murB gene encoding UDP-N-acetylmuramate dehydrogenase, translated to MLKVNQKDWLKQNFNKNIKFDEPMALHTTLKVGGKAAVFITPNNLDELKKLIIWIRDNQIPYLTIGWGSNLLVKDEGINGIVIKFSHGMDSIALTKKKQDEMTITAMCGAKTKNICKMSLSNGLKGFNFAIGIPGTIGGAIKMNAGTKYGSMEDSIESIKLLNPDGTIHCINKKKLKFSYRHLSLCSENDNSLFNQPIIIEGTFLLKRTDPLEIKNEASLILKDRFKKQPFHKHSAGCFFKNPSDKTSAGQLIDMAGLKGKELGGAKISEKHANFLINTGKASSKNFIDLMELIQEKVKKSFNIMLEPEVKIV